A region of Mobula birostris isolate sMobBir1 chromosome X, sMobBir1.hap1, whole genome shotgun sequence DNA encodes the following proteins:
- the LOC140191508 gene encoding adenylate cyclase type 6-like, producing MREGPLRETVSQDASALDVESSMSWFGGTLLDDHKSTWSDSTQPPPHPAPTPDDAFRPGHCGVFSLSCCAEPPMEPALPLSCPRKEVGDRCPSQGEESPLRPGSPEEREGEVGRPICPSLWQRMCRVFLSKQFKSEKLELLYQRYLLRLNQGSFTVLLGLLALACGLLTALHWAQGPPRAPYLGVLSAATGLLLLLAGACSLGPSPQRGRVSLACYLVVGLLLAVQTAVLLGLWPPSPSGGLWWSVLSVHVIYALLPVRMRVAVVSSALLSALHLAVCWYCNREEPFLRKQVRGRLGRGRGRVS from the coding sequence CATGTCCTGGTTCGGAGGTACTCTGCTCGATGACCACAAATCCACCTGGTCTGACTCTACGCAGCCCCCTCCTCATCCAGCTCCCACCCCTGATGATGCCTTCCGCCCTGGCCATTGTGGGGTCTTCTCCCTCAGCTGCTGCGCCGAGCCACCGATGGAGCCTGCtctgccactctcttgccccagGAAGGAGGTGGGAGACCGCTGCCCATCCCAAGGGGAGGAGTCTCCTCTTCGCCCTGGTTCCCcagaggaaagggagggggaagtagGGCGGCCCATCTGCCCCTCCCTGTGGCAGCGGATGTGCAGGGTCTTCCTCTCTAAGCAGTTCAAGTCTGAGAAGTTGGAGCTTCTCTACCAGCGTTACCTGCTGCGCCTTAACCAGGGCAGCTTCACAGTGCTGCTGGGTTTGCTGGCACTGGCGTGCGGCCTCCTCACCGCCCTGCACTGGGCCCAGGGGCCCCCGCGGGCCCCCTACCTGGGCGTGCTGTCGGCCGCCACCGGCCTCCTGCTCCTGCTGGCGGGGGCCTGCAGTCTCGGCCCCAGCCCCCAGCGGGGCCGGGTCAGCCTGGCCTGCTATCTGGTGGTGGGGCTGCTGCTAGCGGTGCAGACGGCCGTCCTGCTCGGCCTGTGGCCCCCCAGCCCCTCTGGTGGCCTCTGGTGGTCTGTCCTCTCCGTCCACGTCATCTACGCCCTGCTGCCAGTCCGCATGAGGGTGGCGGTGGTCAGCAGCGCCCTCCTCTCCGCCCTGCACCTGGCTGTGTGCTGGTACTGCAACCGGGAGGAGCCCTTCCTCAGgaagcaggtgagggggaggctGGGGAGGGGCAGGGGAAGGGTGTCCTGA